One genomic region from Proteus vulgaris encodes:
- the lolC gene encoding lipoprotein-releasing ABC transporter permease subunit LolC: MYNSVSFYIGLRYMRGRAVDKFGRFVSWLSALGIMLGVAALITVTSVMNGFERSLQESILAYIPQAIVTSPNGQLPRDPNIAERLLTREGIINVTPLVEGDVVLQSKDNISVGVMLGIEKEQDEPLTRHIRFGDFSMLKAGDYGVILGSGLAKQLKAKEGDSIRLIVPSVSQLTPMGRLPSQRLFTVKGIFQSGGDADASQILVNQQDAARLMRYQPGNITGWRLFFSDPLNIEKYSAQPLDKNLSWRDWRERKGEFFQAVKMEKNMMGLLLSLIIAVAAFNIITSLSLLVMEKQGEVAILQTMGLKRSQIMSIFMLQGAGAGILGAVAGGLLGALLSSQLNVIMPAVGLIPQGVELPATLDWGRVFMIGFSAIIISLLSTLYPSWRAAAIQPAEALRYE, translated from the coding sequence ATGTACAATTCTGTCTCATTTTATATAGGGCTCCGTTATATGCGGGGTCGTGCGGTCGATAAGTTCGGTCGCTTCGTCTCATGGCTATCCGCTTTAGGGATTATGTTAGGTGTAGCGGCGCTGATAACAGTGACCTCTGTCATGAATGGCTTTGAACGTTCATTGCAAGAAAGCATTCTTGCTTACATTCCACAAGCAATAGTGACATCACCTAACGGGCAATTACCCCGAGATCCAAATATAGCTGAAAGATTACTGACGCGTGAAGGTATCATAAACGTTACCCCTTTAGTAGAAGGCGATGTTGTTTTGCAAAGTAAAGACAATATCAGCGTCGGTGTCATGCTGGGCATAGAAAAAGAGCAAGATGAACCTTTAACACGACATATTCGGTTTGGGGATTTTTCTATGCTGAAAGCGGGCGATTATGGTGTGATTTTAGGAAGTGGCCTCGCTAAACAGTTAAAAGCAAAAGAGGGGGATAGCATTCGCCTTATTGTTCCAAGTGTAAGCCAATTAACGCCAATGGGAAGATTACCTAGCCAACGGTTATTTACCGTTAAAGGTATTTTCCAAAGTGGTGGTGATGCAGATGCTTCACAAATTTTAGTGAATCAGCAAGATGCAGCACGTTTAATGCGTTATCAGCCGGGTAATATTACCGGATGGCGTCTTTTCTTCTCTGATCCTCTCAATATTGAAAAATACAGTGCGCAGCCTTTAGATAAAAATCTAAGTTGGAGAGATTGGCGCGAACGTAAAGGTGAATTTTTCCAAGCTGTTAAAATGGAAAAAAATATGATGGGATTATTATTAAGCTTAATTATCGCAGTGGCGGCTTTTAATATTATTACCTCACTTTCTTTGTTGGTGATGGAAAAACAAGGTGAAGTCGCTATCTTGCAAACGATGGGTTTAAAACGCTCTCAGATTATGTCCATCTTTATGCTACAAGGTGCAGGAGCAGGTATTTTAGGGGCGGTAGCTGGTGGACTTTTAGGCGCATTACTTTCAAGCCAATTAAACGTCATTATGCCGGCGGTAGGACTTATCCCTCAAGGTGTGGAATTACCCGCAACACTTGATTGGGGCAGAGTCTTTATGATTGGTTTCTCCGCTATTATCATTTCCCTTTTATCCACTTTATACCCGTCTTGGCGGGCCGCGGCTATTCAGCCAGCAGAGGCGCTACGTTATGAGTAA
- the lolD gene encoding lipoprotein-releasing ABC transporter ATP-binding protein LolD: MQINEDGLLDCHALCKQYQDGSISTQVLKSVSFKMDKGDFLAIVGSSGSGKSTLLHLLGGLDSPTSGEVFFKGQSLNKLSSSEKADLRNSQLGFIYQFHHLLPDFTALENVAMPLMIGGTSASMAKEKAMSLLEAVGLKDRAHHRPSELSGGERQRVAIARALVNDPALVLADEPTGNLDQKNAEGIFELLIKLNREKQTAFLVVTHDLSLAARFQRQLEMKDGQLQSQNAISGVK, translated from the coding sequence ATGCAAATTAACGAAGATGGTTTATTGGATTGCCACGCCCTATGTAAACAATACCAAGATGGTTCTATTTCCACACAAGTGCTGAAATCAGTCTCTTTTAAAATGGATAAGGGCGATTTTCTTGCCATAGTGGGAAGCTCAGGCTCAGGAAAAAGTACCCTATTACATTTATTGGGTGGGCTCGATTCTCCAACATCGGGTGAAGTCTTTTTTAAAGGGCAATCACTTAATAAATTATCCTCTTCTGAAAAAGCGGATCTGCGTAATAGCCAATTGGGTTTTATCTATCAATTTCATCATCTATTACCGGATTTTACAGCGCTTGAAAATGTTGCTATGCCGCTGATGATTGGTGGTACAAGCGCTTCAATGGCAAAAGAAAAAGCGATGTCTTTACTTGAAGCCGTTGGGCTAAAAGATCGCGCTCATCATCGTCCTTCAGAGCTTTCTGGTGGTGAAAGACAACGTGTTGCGATTGCAAGAGCATTAGTAAACGATCCTGCATTAGTTCTTGCTGATGAACCGACGGGTAATCTTGATCAGAAAAATGCAGAAGGGATTTTCGAATTGTTGATTAAGTTAAACAGAGAAAAACAAACTGCTTTTCTAGTCGTAACGCATGATTTGTCATTGGCGGCTCGTTTTCAGCGCCAACTTGAAATGAAAGATGGTCAACTACAGTCACAAAACGCAATTTCAGGAGTGAAATAA
- the lolE gene encoding lipoprotein-releasing ABC transporter permease subunit LolE gives MAQLPLALVTALRFSRGRKRAGMVSLISVISTLGIMLGVAVLIIGLSAMNGFERELKNRILSVVPHGQIYSVEQPFVQWQSALPRIENTQGVVAAAPYILLTGLLEKGTELKAVQVMGVSPEKQGDISLLPRYVQNNAWQNFKAGKQQIIIGQGVADALKIKQDDWLTVLIPNNDDPTKLLQPKRIRLQVSGIFKLSGMLDHQLALIPLADAQQYMDYGQGITGIEVKTVDPFFANEIIHNAGLNSKEYVYAKSWISDYGYMYSDIQMIRSIMYLSMILVIGVACFNIVSTLIMAVRDKSSDIAILRTLGARDSHIRNIFLWYGLLSGMIGCIAGVIFGVLVAYNLTPLVSVIESLTGHSVLSGDVYFVDFLPSEVHLIDVFSVFITTVILSLIASWYPARRATKLDPARILSGQ, from the coding sequence ATGGCGCAATTGCCACTTGCATTAGTGACCGCATTACGTTTTTCAAGAGGACGAAAACGTGCGGGAATGGTTTCTTTAATTTCAGTTATTTCAACACTGGGCATTATGCTTGGTGTTGCTGTCTTAATTATTGGCTTAAGTGCCATGAATGGATTTGAACGTGAATTAAAAAATCGCATTTTATCGGTGGTACCTCACGGGCAAATATATTCAGTAGAGCAGCCATTTGTACAATGGCAATCAGCATTACCTCGTATTGAAAACACTCAAGGTGTTGTCGCGGCTGCTCCTTATATTTTACTCACTGGATTGTTAGAAAAAGGAACAGAGTTAAAGGCTGTGCAAGTTATGGGCGTTTCACCTGAAAAGCAGGGTGATATCAGCCTGTTACCTCGATATGTCCAAAACAATGCATGGCAAAATTTTAAGGCTGGTAAGCAACAAATTATTATTGGTCAAGGTGTTGCTGATGCACTAAAAATCAAACAGGATGATTGGCTCACCGTATTAATTCCAAATAATGATGATCCCACAAAGCTTTTACAACCTAAACGTATTCGCTTACAAGTCAGTGGTATATTTAAACTTAGCGGTATGCTCGATCATCAATTAGCGTTAATTCCTTTAGCGGATGCCCAGCAATATATGGATTATGGGCAAGGCATTACTGGGATTGAAGTGAAAACGGTAGATCCTTTTTTCGCCAATGAAATTATTCATAATGCAGGTTTAAACAGTAAAGAATATGTTTATGCCAAAAGTTGGATAAGTGATTATGGTTATATGTATAGCGATATTCAGATGATCCGCAGCATTATGTATTTATCAATGATCTTAGTGATTGGTGTCGCTTGTTTTAATATTGTCTCAACGCTGATTATGGCGGTAAGAGATAAAAGTAGTGATATCGCTATTTTACGAACATTAGGCGCACGGGATAGCCATATTCGTAATATCTTTTTATGGTACGGCTTATTATCAGGCATGATTGGCTGTATCGCTGGTGTGATATTTGGTGTGTTGGTTGCTTATAATTTAACGCCATTAGTGTCTGTTATTGAATCATTAACAGGACATAGTGTGTTATCTGGCGATGTTTATTTCGTTGATTTTCTGCCTTCAGAAGTTCATTTAATTGACGTTTTCTCTGTATTTATTACCACTGTGATCTTAAGCCTGATTGCAAGTTGGTATCCTGCTCGTCGAGCCACTAAACTAGATCCTGCAAGAATTTTAAGTGGGCAATAA
- the cobB gene encoding Sir2 family NAD+-dependent deacetylase, translating into MKLKLRHRRLRKFRKIKNLRRQHSRCRYFHLTHKTEHEMNLPKVVVLTGAGISAESGIKTFRSEDGLWEEHRVEDVATPEGYQRNPQLVQQFYNERRRQLQQPSIQPNEAHYALAKLEQRLGKENFLLVTQNIDNLHEKAGSKHILHMHGELLKVRCPQSRQVFEWKGDLETTDRCHCCQFPSPLRPHIVWFGEMPIGMEEIYRALAEADIFISIGTSGNVYPAAGFVHEARLTGAHTVELNLEPSLVESQFEEKHYGPASQVVDEYVHKLFELINDPKADLTQ; encoded by the coding sequence ATGAAACTTAAACTTCGTCATCGTCGGCTTAGGAAGTTTCGTAAAATTAAGAATTTACGCAGACAACATTCACGTTGTCGCTATTTTCATCTAACCCATAAAACGGAACATGAAATGAATTTACCCAAAGTTGTCGTATTAACAGGGGCTGGCATTTCGGCTGAATCAGGAATTAAAACATTCCGATCAGAAGATGGATTGTGGGAAGAGCATCGCGTTGAAGATGTTGCAACACCTGAAGGTTATCAACGCAATCCCCAATTGGTTCAGCAGTTTTACAATGAACGTCGTCGCCAATTGCAACAACCCTCTATTCAACCCAATGAAGCGCATTATGCATTAGCGAAACTAGAGCAACGCTTAGGCAAAGAGAATTTTTTACTGGTAACTCAAAATATTGATAATCTGCATGAAAAAGCAGGTAGTAAACATATTTTGCATATGCATGGTGAATTGCTAAAAGTACGTTGCCCTCAATCTCGCCAAGTATTTGAATGGAAAGGGGACTTAGAAACGACAGATCGTTGCCATTGTTGTCAATTCCCATCACCATTACGCCCTCATATTGTCTGGTTTGGTGAAATGCCAATTGGCATGGAAGAGATTTATCGCGCTTTGGCTGAGGCCGATATTTTTATCTCTATCGGTACCTCTGGAAATGTTTATCCAGCAGCCGGTTTTGTCCATGAAGCTCGGTTAACAGGTGCTCATACTGTTGAGTTAAATCTTGAACCCAGTTTGGTTGAAAGTCAGTTTGAAGAGAAACATTATGGCCCTGCGAGTCAGGTAGTTGATGAATATGTTCATAAATTGTTTGAATTAATTAATGATCCTAAAGCTGATTTGACGCAATAA
- the pepT gene encoding peptidase T codes for MDKLLERFFEYINFDTQSKPSSKMSPSSDGQLKLAKALAQELKKLGFSDVTLSDKGCVMASLPSNVSWPVPVIGFISHLDTAPDFSGKHVKPQVLEDYRGGDIALGIGDEVLSPVMFPILHSMIGKTLITTDGKTLLGADDKAGIAEIITAMVRLKETNRPHGDIRIAFTPDEEIGRGAHYVDLKAFGASWAYTVDGGGVGELEYENFNAASVNIKIVGNNVHPGSAKGVMVNALGLATRIHQELPVDETPENTDGYEGFYHLQSIKGSVERAEMHYIIRDFNRNLFEKRKQNMIAIAERVGKGLHPDCYIELTIDDSYYNMHDKVVQFPHIIEIAKQAMIDCEIEPNIKPIRGGTDGAQLSYRGLPCPNIFTGGYNFHGKHEFISLEGMEAAVSVIMRIAEITAEREKAKVIN; via the coding sequence ATGGATAAATTATTAGAACGTTTTTTTGAATATATTAATTTTGATACACAATCAAAACCATCTTCAAAAATGTCACCAAGCAGTGATGGACAATTAAAACTAGCCAAGGCATTGGCTCAAGAATTAAAAAAACTGGGCTTTTCTGATGTAACGCTCAGTGATAAAGGATGTGTAATGGCGAGTTTACCATCCAATGTATCTTGGCCAGTGCCAGTTATTGGCTTTATTTCGCATCTTGACACAGCGCCGGATTTTTCTGGTAAGCATGTAAAACCACAAGTGCTTGAAGATTATCGTGGCGGTGATATTGCTTTAGGTATTGGTGATGAAGTGTTATCACCAGTAATGTTCCCAATCTTACATTCAATGATTGGTAAAACATTAATTACGACGGATGGCAAAACATTACTGGGTGCGGACGATAAAGCGGGTATTGCTGAAATTATTACTGCGATGGTGCGCTTAAAAGAAACAAATCGACCTCACGGGGATATTCGAATAGCTTTCACTCCTGATGAAGAAATTGGGCGTGGTGCGCATTATGTCGATTTAAAAGCATTTGGCGCAAGCTGGGCTTATACCGTTGATGGTGGTGGTGTTGGCGAACTGGAATATGAAAACTTCAACGCCGCATCCGTAAATATCAAAATTGTAGGTAACAATGTTCACCCAGGTAGTGCAAAAGGGGTGATGGTTAACGCATTAGGATTAGCAACGCGCATTCATCAAGAATTACCTGTTGATGAAACACCAGAAAATACCGACGGTTATGAAGGTTTTTACCATCTGCAAAGTATCAAAGGTTCGGTAGAAAGAGCGGAAATGCATTATATTATCCGTGATTTTAACCGTAACTTATTTGAAAAACGCAAACAGAATATGATTGCGATTGCAGAGAGAGTGGGTAAAGGCCTACATCCTGATTGCTATATTGAGCTAACAATTGATGATAGCTATTACAATATGCATGATAAAGTTGTTCAATTCCCACACATCATTGAAATAGCCAAACAAGCAATGATTGATTGTGAAATTGAGCCAAATATCAAGCCTATTCGTGGTGGTACAGACGGTGCTCAACTTTCTTATCGTGGATTACCTTGCCCTAATATTTTTACTGGCGGTTATAATTTCCATGGTAAGCATGAATTTATCTCTTTAGAAGGTATGGAAGCAGCGGTGAGTGTGATCATGCGTATCGCTGAAATTACAGCTGAAAGAGAAAAGGCTAAAGTGATTAATTAA
- a CDS encoding vWA domain-containing protein has protein sequence MKKFIVLIAAFILPTMVFAETVEIASMKASPAQTDIIFVLDKSGSMQGYEKDTIGGFNTILAENKNRPEKVYITTILFDSKAKKLHNRVDINKIEDLTTNDYFASGNTALLDAVGNAITEGNKPNSPYKNVMMVIITDGEENSSREYSLEKVKSLITSAEKEKNWEFIFLGANFDAISAAESIGIKSSNSTQYIQDAKGYGNAYESVNKAVQSKIEGKELNEDWKASVEQDYKERK, from the coding sequence ATGAAAAAGTTTATTGTTTTAATTGCTGCTTTTATTTTACCGACCATGGTATTTGCAGAAACAGTAGAAATAGCAAGTATGAAAGCATCACCAGCGCAAACGGATATCATTTTTGTGTTAGATAAAAGTGGTTCAATGCAAGGATATGAAAAGGATACCATTGGTGGATTTAATACCATTTTAGCTGAAAATAAAAATCGCCCGGAAAAAGTCTATATCACCACGATTTTATTTGATAGTAAGGCTAAAAAATTACATAACCGCGTAGATATTAATAAGATAGAAGATTTAACTACTAACGATTATTTTGCATCAGGTAATACTGCATTACTAGATGCGGTGGGAAATGCGATCACTGAAGGGAATAAACCAAATTCACCGTATAAAAATGTCATGATGGTGATCATCACTGACGGTGAAGAAAACAGTAGTCGTGAATATTCGCTAGAAAAAGTGAAATCATTAATTACTTCAGCAGAAAAAGAAAAAAACTGGGAGTTTATCTTTCTAGGTGCCAATTTTGATGCGATAAGTGCAGCGGAAAGTATTGGTATAAAATCATCTAACTCAACTCAATATATTCAAGATGCCAAAGGTTATGGAAATGCCTATGAATCGGTTAATAAAGCTGTTCAGTCTAAAATTGAAGGTAAAGAGTTAAATGAAGATTGGAAAGCTTCTGTTGAGCAAGATTATAAAGAGCGTAAATAA
- a CDS encoding cupin domain-containing protein, translating to MDYKLNLDWQSFLESHWQKRPLLIKNGFSRFVDPLSPDELAGLAMEDEVDSRLVSCQDGQWGVKHGPFEHFEGLGDKDWSLLVQAVDHWHFPSAALMKPFRVLPDWRIDDLMISYSVPGGGVGPHLDQYDVFIIQGQGRRRWRVGEKIPMKQHCPHPDLLQVDPFEAIIDEELEPGDILYIPPGFPHEGYAIEESLNYSVGFRAPNARELFSGFADYVLANDLGSYRYSDPDLTPRENPALVQHQELNKLHDMMEDLLAQPEVFRHWFGEFISQSRHELDLAVPEPLYENAEIHDLLQQGEQLHRLNGLRALRVGDNCFVNGQLMDTDHIEAVDALCQYDYIDKQHLGDALADPKFVRLLTQLVNQGYWYFED from the coding sequence ATGGACTATAAACTTAATTTAGATTGGCAATCATTCCTTGAAAGCCATTGGCAAAAACGCCCTTTATTAATTAAAAACGGCTTCTCTCGTTTTGTTGATCCTTTATCTCCTGACGAACTTGCTGGTCTTGCAATGGAAGATGAAGTAGATAGCCGTCTTGTTAGCTGTCAAGACGGACAGTGGGGAGTCAAACACGGGCCTTTTGAGCACTTTGAAGGACTTGGTGATAAAGATTGGTCTTTACTTGTACAAGCCGTCGATCACTGGCATTTTCCTAGTGCGGCATTAATGAAGCCATTTCGTGTGTTACCCGATTGGCGCATTGATGATTTAATGATCTCTTACTCTGTTCCCGGTGGTGGTGTAGGCCCACACCTTGATCAATATGATGTCTTTATTATTCAGGGGCAAGGTCGTCGTCGCTGGCGTGTGGGTGAAAAAATCCCAATGAAACAACACTGCCCTCACCCTGATCTGCTGCAAGTTGATCCTTTTGAAGCAATTATTGATGAAGAATTAGAACCGGGCGACATTCTTTATATCCCACCTGGATTCCCACATGAAGGCTATGCGATTGAAGAATCGCTAAACTACTCTGTTGGTTTCAGAGCACCTAATGCTCGTGAACTTTTCAGTGGTTTCGCTGACTATGTGTTAGCAAATGATTTAGGTAGTTATCGTTATAGCGACCCAGATCTAACACCGCGTGAAAACCCAGCATTAGTGCAACATCAAGAGTTAAATAAACTTCATGACATGATGGAAGATTTACTTGCTCAGCCAGAAGTATTTCGTCATTGGTTTGGTGAATTTATTTCTCAATCTCGCCATGAACTTGATCTCGCAGTTCCTGAACCTTTATATGAAAATGCAGAAATTCACGATTTACTGCAACAAGGTGAGCAGCTTCATCGTTTAAATGGCCTTCGTGCGTTACGTGTTGGCGATAACTGTTTTGTAAATGGCCAATTGATGGATACTGATCATATAGAAGCGGTGGATGCACTTTGCCAATATGATTATATTGATAAACAACACTTGGGCGATGCATTAGCTGATCCAAAATTTGTGCGTTTATTAACTCAGTTAGTTAATCAAGGTTATTGGTATTTTGAAGATTAA
- the phoQ gene encoding two-component system sensor histidine kinase PhoQ has product MQKKQRSPLSLRTRFLLATSAIILALTLSYGLVAIVGSIVSVDKTTFMLMRSQSNLYYSLAQWDKSKLNIEFPTNLNNNNTSLVVIFDDKGSVLWTPPDLPKAIPDSIKHKWRHEEGLFEIAVDVKTTRLMLKQLPQYRVYLKRLDEYSSNEYLTHSVVINHYPAADNMPYMAIAVIDPIPQRMQKVSQVWDWFLYIILANLFLVVPLIWLAAHWSLRPIKQVIEQISALEKGTRNDLDENPPTELKGLVRNLNVLLRNERSRYSKYRTSLSDLTHSLKTPLAVLQSTLRSLRSGKQMTIEQAEPIMLDQIERISQQVGYYLHRASIHGDHDITTRKLHSLSGLLDNLCSALSKVYQSKGVDLTLNVSPEIMWLGEKNDFMEVMGNILDNACKYCLEFVEINVSNNENSVMIVVDDDGPGVSPEKREAIFQRGTRADTLRPGQGLGLSIAVDIIEQYSGEITITDSPLGGARITVTFAEQQLTTERE; this is encoded by the coding sequence ATGCAAAAAAAACAGCGCTCTCCACTCTCATTACGAACTCGTTTTTTACTTGCAACGAGTGCCATTATTTTGGCACTTACACTCTCTTATGGGTTAGTTGCTATTGTCGGTTCGATTGTCAGCGTGGATAAAACCACTTTTATGTTGATGCGTAGTCAAAGTAATCTTTACTACAGCTTAGCGCAGTGGGATAAGAGCAAGCTGAATATTGAGTTTCCAACAAACCTTAATAATAACAATACCTCGCTGGTGGTTATTTTTGATGATAAAGGCAGTGTATTATGGACGCCCCCCGACTTGCCGAAAGCGATTCCTGATAGCATTAAACATAAATGGCGCCATGAAGAAGGCTTATTTGAAATCGCTGTTGATGTCAAAACAACACGTTTAATGTTAAAGCAGTTACCGCAATATCGTGTTTATCTTAAACGCCTTGATGAATATTCCAGTAATGAGTATTTAACTCACTCTGTTGTGATTAATCATTATCCGGCAGCTGATAATATGCCTTATATGGCAATCGCAGTTATCGATCCTATTCCTCAGCGTATGCAAAAAGTCAGTCAAGTTTGGGACTGGTTCTTATATATCATTCTTGCGAATCTATTTTTAGTTGTACCCTTAATTTGGTTAGCTGCACATTGGAGTTTAAGACCCATAAAACAAGTTATTGAACAAATCAGCGCATTAGAAAAAGGTACGCGTAATGATTTGGATGAAAACCCGCCAACAGAGTTAAAAGGTTTAGTCCGAAATTTAAATGTGTTATTGCGTAATGAACGCAGTCGTTACAGTAAATATCGTACAAGTTTATCGGATCTTACCCACAGCTTAAAAACGCCACTTGCCGTGTTGCAATCAACGTTACGCTCTTTGCGATCAGGCAAGCAGATGACGATAGAGCAAGCTGAGCCTATTATGCTCGACCAAATTGAACGAATTTCACAACAAGTGGGTTATTACCTACACCGCGCATCCATTCATGGTGATCACGATATTACCACGCGAAAACTTCATTCACTGTCAGGATTACTTGATAATCTTTGTAGTGCATTAAGTAAAGTTTATCAGTCAAAAGGTGTTGATTTAACACTCAATGTTTCACCTGAAATTATGTGGTTAGGTGAGAAAAATGACTTTATGGAAGTGATGGGCAATATTCTGGATAACGCCTGTAAATACTGCTTAGAATTCGTTGAAATCAATGTTAGCAATAATGAAAACAGCGTAATGATTGTTGTTGATGATGATGGTCCGGGTGTCAGCCCTGAAAAAAGAGAGGCTATTTTTCAGCGAGGAACTAGAGCAGACACACTGCGTCCGGGGCAAGGTTTAGGATTATCGATAGCGGTAGATATTATTGAACAATACAGTGGTGAAATTACTATTACCGATAGCCCTTTAGGTGGCGCTCGTATCACTGTAACCTTTGCTGAGCAGCAACTTACTACTGAGCGTGAATAA
- the phoP gene encoding two-component system response regulator PhoP, with product MRILIIEDNILLRHHLSVQFRDAGHQVDAAEDAKEADSFIAEGTPDVAIVDLGLPDEDGISLIRRWRENNITLPIMVLTARESWQEKVSALNAGADDYVTKPFHFEEIVARIQALMRRNMGIASQTLAIEPFELDLSRKEFMISGEQIKLTAFEYTILETLMRNQNKVVSKDALMRQLYPDAELKESHTIDVLMGRLRKKILEKYPDDVVVTVRGQGYRFDMKP from the coding sequence ATGCGGATCTTAATTATTGAAGATAATATCTTACTTCGCCATCATTTATCTGTGCAATTTCGTGATGCTGGGCATCAGGTTGATGCAGCAGAAGATGCCAAAGAAGCAGATAGTTTTATAGCAGAAGGTACACCTGATGTTGCCATTGTGGATTTAGGATTGCCTGATGAAGATGGCATTAGCCTTATTCGTAGATGGCGAGAAAATAATATTACCCTACCCATAATGGTCTTAACGGCGCGTGAAAGTTGGCAAGAAAAAGTTTCCGCATTAAATGCAGGTGCTGATGACTATGTGACAAAGCCCTTTCATTTTGAGGAAATTGTTGCACGTATTCAGGCATTAATGCGAAGAAACATGGGAATTGCATCGCAAACCCTCGCTATTGAACCTTTTGAATTGGATTTATCACGTAAAGAGTTCATGATTTCAGGAGAACAGATTAAGTTAACCGCATTTGAATATACAATTTTAGAAACATTGATGCGCAATCAAAATAAAGTTGTTAGTAAAGATGCATTAATGCGTCAGTTATATCCAGATGCTGAATTAAAAGAGAGTCACACTATTGATGTACTGATGGGCAGACTACGTAAAAAAATCTTAGAAAAATACCCTGATGACGTGGTGGTTACAGTACGCGGGCAAGGCTACCGTTTTGATATGAAACCTTAA
- the purB gene encoding adenylosuccinate lyase translates to MELSSLTAISPIDGRYGSKTSSLRSIFSEFGLLKFRVQVEVRWLQKLASCADIKEVPAFEKNANDYLDAIVANFNEEDAARIKTIERTTNHDVKAVEYFLKEKVATIPALHQVSEFIHFACTSEDINNLSHAIMLETARQEILLPAWREIIDTIGKMAQEYRDLPLLSRTHGQPATPSTIGKEFANVAYRMERQYRQLTQVEILGKINGAVGNYNAHLAAYPEVNWHQFSEEFVTSLGITWNPYTTQIEPHDYIAELFDCISRFNTILIDFDRDIWGYVALNHFKQKTIAGEIGSSTMPHKVNPIDFENSEGNLGLANAVMGHLSSKLPVSRWQRDLTDSTVLRNLGVGIGYALIAYQSTMKGLNKLEVNENHLREELDCNWEVLAEPIQTVMRRYGIEKPYEKLKELTRGKRITEQDMAVFIDGLELPEDEKIRLKAMKPESYIGFATQLVDKLN, encoded by the coding sequence ATGGAATTATCTTCGCTGACAGCGATTTCACCGATTGACGGTCGTTACGGTAGTAAAACTTCGTCGTTACGTTCTATTTTTAGTGAATTCGGTCTTCTGAAATTCCGTGTACAGGTAGAAGTTCGCTGGCTGCAAAAGCTGGCATCTTGCGCCGACATTAAAGAAGTTCCAGCCTTTGAAAAAAACGCAAACGATTACCTTGATGCAATTGTTGCTAACTTCAATGAAGAAGATGCAGCACGCATTAAAACTATCGAACGCACCACTAACCATGATGTAAAAGCCGTAGAATATTTCTTAAAAGAAAAAGTGGCGACCATCCCTGCTTTACATCAGGTTTCTGAATTTATTCACTTTGCTTGTACTTCTGAAGATATTAATAACCTGTCTCATGCCATTATGCTGGAAACTGCGCGCCAAGAAATTTTATTACCTGCATGGCGTGAAATCATTGATACCATTGGCAAAATGGCTCAAGAATACCGTGATTTACCTTTGCTTTCTCGTACTCATGGTCAGCCAGCAACACCTTCTACAATTGGTAAAGAGTTTGCTAACGTTGCCTACCGTATGGAACGCCAATATCGTCAACTAACACAAGTTGAGATCTTAGGTAAAATCAACGGTGCAGTAGGTAACTACAATGCTCACTTAGCTGCGTATCCTGAAGTAAATTGGCATCAATTTAGTGAAGAATTTGTCACTTCACTGGGTATTACATGGAACCCGTACACCACTCAAATTGAACCTCACGATTATATTGCGGAGCTTTTTGATTGTATTAGTCGCTTCAATACTATCTTGATCGATTTCGACCGTGATATTTGGGGTTACGTAGCACTGAATCACTTTAAACAAAAAACGATTGCGGGTGAAATTGGCTCTTCAACCATGCCTCACAAAGTGAACCCTATTGATTTTGAAAACTCTGAAGGAAACTTAGGGTTAGCAAATGCCGTTATGGGACATCTTTCTAGCAAGTTGCCTGTTTCTCGCTGGCAACGTGATTTAACAGACTCAACAGTACTGCGTAATTTAGGTGTTGGTATCGGTTATGCACTGATTGCTTATCAATCAACCATGAAAGGCCTTAATAAGCTTGAAGTGAATGAAAATCATCTTCGTGAAGAATTAGACTGCAACTGGGAAGTGTTAGCAGAGCCGATTCAAACTGTAATGCGTCGTTATGGCATTGAAAAGCCTTACGAAAAGCTAAAAGAGCTTACTCGTGGTAAACGCATCACAGAACAAGATATGGCCGTTTTCATTGATGGTTTAGAACTACCAGAAGATGAAAAAATACGCTTAAAAGCAATGAAACCTGAAAGTTATATTGGTTTTGCAACTCAACTTGTTGATAAATTAAACTAA